Proteins from one Triticum aestivum cultivar Chinese Spring chromosome 7A, IWGSC CS RefSeq v2.1, whole genome shotgun sequence genomic window:
- the LOC123150682 gene encoding E3 ubiquitin-protein ligase SIRP1, which yields MSAASSPPPADAAAAGAETEAAPVVFYCYECQATVSLPAPAATPSRLLLCPRCRSDFLEENPNPSTSSPPPPPPPPSGFLSDSSEEPDDIDLGIDHTAAQAYLTRLVRRLYDDPTSVATAAAAAVSVLQQQGHIGGQGQPPAPAASIAAVPTVEVSEPASVCAICKDDLPLAVAARRLPCGHLYHSVCIVQWLEMHNSCPVCRSCLPPTILEEVEPQELDRPPTQITIRFTTNRRRIRTNSDAVAPVATSPTQLAEAMTGEGGTGPANSAETVSSEWPPPPESDAVVSETREIEGFFD from the coding sequence ATGTCGGCGGCGTCCTCCCCTCCTCCGGCCGACGCGGCGGCCGCGGGGGCGGAGACGGAGGCCGCGCCCGTCGTCTTCTACTGCTACGAGTGCCAGGCCACCGTCTCCCTCCCTGCGCCGGCCGCCACGCCCTCGCGGCTACTGCTCTGCCCCCGTTGCCGCAGCGACTTCCTCGAGGAGAACCCTAATCCGTCGACCTcgtcccctccaccgccgccgcccccgccgtcgggATTCCTCTCCGACTCCTCGGAGGAGCCCGACGACATCGACCTCGGGATCGATCACACCGCTGCCCAGGCCTACCTCACCCGCCTCGTTCGCCGCCTCTACGACGATCCCACCTCCGTGGCCACCGCCGCGGCCGCGGCGGTGTCCGTGCTGCAGCAGCAGGGGCACATCGGTGGGCAGGGCCAGCCCCCGGCGCCCGCGGCGTCCATCGCCGCCGTGCCGACGGTGGAGGTGTCCGAGCCCGCCTCGGTCTGCGCCATCTGCAAGGACGACCTCCCTCTCGCCGTCGCCGCGCGGAGGCTCCCCTGCGGTCACCTCTATCACTCCGTTTGCATCGTGCAGTGGCTGGAGATGCACAATTCCTGCCCTGTCTGCCGCTCTTGCCTCCCGCCCACTATCCTCGAGGAGGTGGAGCCCCAGGAACTGGATCGGCCACCAACACAGATCACTATCAGGTTTACCACCAACCGCCGCCGCATCCGCACAAACAGTGATGCAGTGGCTCCGGTCGCGACATCGCCTACTCAGCTCGCAGAGGCGATGACAGGGGAAGGAGGTACTGGACCTGCGAATAGCGCAGAAACTGTATCGTCTGAATGGCCACCGCCCCCAGAATCTGATGCCGTCGTGTCAGAGACCCGTGAGATTGAGGGCTTCTTTGATTGA